The nucleotide sequence TGATATGCTATCTCACTGATTGATTAacgtaattaaatattaatattgtgcttcatgattcctTGATATGTTACAAGCTATGGATTGAGATATAATGTTGGAAACATAGTGATTGGTATGATGTAGTGAAATGTCATTTGACTTGTGTATTTGAAATGGTTGTGACATGTGATTGAAATGCTTATTGAATTGCTTGGGTGATGTGAGGTCTGGTAATAGACCGATAACCCTTtgtgatggggatttgttgctcGATATTGTTTCGTTTCGTATAGTCTTCATGAATTGACTAACTTGAATCATGTCTTGTTCCTTCGAGCCGTAGTTATGCTTTTTGGACTTCCGTTCggttctgttgagtggtccagaaCTGAGTTCtgcttggattccgttgagtgatggtctgaaatcgtatcctgatttggattccgttgagtgatggtccggaatcccttctactccgcgattcccttgagtgatggtccagaaTCATATCTTGATTTGGATTCCATTAAGTGATGGTCCGGAGTCCCCTTTGGTGCTTTGATTCTGTTGGATGGTCCAAAATCCCCTTTCCAGAAATGTAGTCTTCGGCCAAACTGTGTCACTCTAGCCCTGCATTGCGATCTATGATATGTGatattgattgatgtgatattgattgatgtgattgtgAATGATGTTGGTTGTGATTATTGTCATTATGATTAGACTTGTTGACCAATGTGGCTAGGTAATAACATTGTGCTTCGTTGACCGTTCTTTGAGACGTTGCATACTATAATTTGTGGTGATATGTGAAACATGATGATTTAtgtgatggatgaagtggaaatgTTAATCGTCATGTGGGATTGTTATGTTGGATATCATTGTATTTGTTATGATTAGACTTGTTGATAAATATGGCTAGAAAATATGTTGTGTTTCGTCATTGTTCTTTGATATATCGCATAATATGCATAGTGGTATATTGTTGGGACcaaagaagaaaatatcggtaatatcggaaatatcggtagtccgaaaacacgaaaatatcgatggaaatatcgggataatatcgatatcgataaaaattacatggaaaccacggaaattgtaagaaaaacttggaaatttttattgaaactttgtaggatgtttatttagtcaattatctattaatttatcacaaaaaattggaaagaaatgcattgtatgatggatttaacattatcaagttgattatatagcgagctgacaaacattgtgagtgtagaaaatatgtagtaattaatgaaagaagtctaaacacaccataatcatttatatataatgaattagtacaatattctacactttatatattttacactttagtacaatatttggatCATTGGATCAGAGAGCTAGAGacaggttttgaattatttggatcattggattctttttttttctcacacgccaccacacacacagagatcgaAATTCGAGACCcccacaccacacacgcacacagagacTGAGCTAGTCTCTCGatccttccttctctcttctgaGTCTTCTCCcttcccttctcccttctccagttctcccacacacacacagagacatcATCACTCGATCCATCGGCGCGATCCTGCTCGTCCGCGTCTCCCTCTGCTCATCCCGCGACCTCTACGTCTTGGTGTTTCGCGACCCAAAAGCTTGGGCAAACACGTACAGAGCCTGCGAGTCCAAGATCGTCGAGCAGTGCGAAGCCGGTGCCAGGATCGCGTGAGCCATTAGCGCATCGGAAAAGTGTAAGCCCCTGTGGTGACGAGCTCTGATTGGCCAGAAAGTCACAGACTTGAATGACTTGAAGCAGAGGGAACAGTGCGAGGAGAGAgaaatggatgggtgtttgacGGCGGCGAAAGAGAAGTGCGGCGGGTTCGCGAAGGAGAAGTGCTTGAAACCCTTCAGAGAAGCGAGGATTGCAGGGGTGAATGTGAAGCAGTGAGAGATTAGTCTGCTGGGGGACTCTGGCGGATCCGACTTCGTGGCTCAACTTGATTGGATTGGAAAAGTTGGGGGTTTTGGGTTCAGCGATGAATTATAGGGCTGGTGAATTGTTTGGTTCGGATAGTGAGTCCCGCGACCTCTACTTCTCCTCCGTCGGCGTCGCCGTCTACTCCATCGGCGTCGGCGTCGACTTTCAAGCAATGtcgcgataatatcgctaatatcgcgatattatctcGATTTTTTTACGAAAACCTATTGGATGTGTGTGTAATATCGGACTCCGAAAAAaatgataatatcggcgaaacgTTTTATGTGATGGATATTCAATTGTAGTGAAACAATGAACTACAAATTGCTTGATCCATATTGacggtacgtaggcagtctaacgaggaggttagatgcagccataaaatatacaaaaatttcTATGAGATTTGGATCTTGAATTATGCTATGTACATATCTCGGAGACGGGGTAGGTTGAGATTTgggtatttggtgacgtcaTGTGTCGATCTTGGACGTATGTCAGGATCGAGGCATGACATACTATGAGTGAGGATTATATCCCTTTAACATAGCCGACTCACTAATTGTCAAAAGAATAAGCAAAAATCACTTGAGAATAAGTAAAGATCTACTAAATAATAACAGAAGTTGTCTCTACAAAAACCAACAATTTGGTGAGCAAAAACACATCCTTTAACCTTATCTCTTCTTTTGACCGTAGTGTTCACAAACCACAATCAATGTCACTCTCTCCACATGATGTTACATTAAATGGGATAATCAAACACTCACATAAACCCATTTCTTTGATTCTTTATCCCTTGTCCCGGAAAATATGGATGAAAAATATATGcatattttttaaacaaaactCTATAATTGCACACTAATTAGAGACTTGAAGGCTAATCTGCCATTCCAGGTGGAATTGTGTTTAAGGAGAAAAGCTGCACCAAAAGGCATGAACTGTGGTGCATTCATAGAACGGGGTACTTAAGTCTCACACCTATCTCAACAACTATCAGAGAAACGTAATATGTCTCCCAAAGCTCGAGCCTTTCTTGTCTTTAAACAAAACCCATGATTCTGATCACGATTAGAAATTCTCCATCAAACCCAATTCAGCACAACCAAATATGACCCAAATTCTACAATCAAATCCCGACCTCAATTGAAATTCCGAATTGCATTTCTGAAATTCATGTAGTAATTGAACACAACCAATTGctcaaaatttcaaacataatatgatttttttttttttacacgttCAGCCGTATGTATATTCTTATAACCTCACCACCAATTTTTTTCTAGCACCCTTGATTCTTTTCGAGCGAAACACCAAATTTTACTAAAAAGCTAAGATTTTTGCTGGGTTTTTTAGATTGGACGCTAAAAATCTCAATACAATACATAATATCAAAATTTGGAGGGATTGATAAACAAAATAACCATCTTTTTCCTTAGTCGATTAAGAAATCTAGACATTTTAGTGGATGGGTTTCACTCCACTTGTGACCTTTGTTTCGCTTCTTTACTTCGAGCCTTTCAAGCATTCGGAAAATGTTCTGCTTGATATCCTCCATCAGGCTTCATTTCTCGACAGAAACAGCTTTCTAACTAACTGCATCTCGGACAGGCCAATTTCGTGCACATTTCAAAGCAGACAAACCTGCATCTCTACTACATGATGCTCTAGTCTTTATCCCTTGATTTGTTAACATTCTTATCTTCACCCCTCTGAGCTGAATCAGAGTGGAAGCGTGCCCAACAGTTTTAACGCTGCAACACAACTGAGATCAGGGCTAGAGTACTTTTTCGTATGTGACCTTCAAACTTCCCATTCTTGCAGCTTTGTGAAATCTTAAGACCATCTCTGCACAGTCTCTGCAACGATCAAACATCGATCATTAAAATTTATTCTAAAGCAAGCACTAGATAAGGAAACAAAGTTATTTATTTGTCCTTAAAGCAGTACCTGATTTGGGATACATCATAACGAGCGTGTTTGCAGAGCAACGGGGTCCAAGCCAGAGTAATCTGCAGGGTGCACCTTGCGACATATAGGGCAGCTGCGCACAACAACGAGGGCTTCAACCTTAACGCTTCATATTCAACTAAGCACAACTCGATAAGGTAGAATGCCAAGTGTTCAAGCCGCAAACCAGTCCACAAAGTAACAGACTGTTAGCAACTTTGCTGTTATCCAATCCATATCGAGAAGTAATATCCACTAAACTCTGGCATGTCAATCTCTTTCTTTCTTAGTAATGGTGTTAATCATTAATCACAATTTATGTCTGTTAGCCTTGGAAACTACTGAATACCTTTGTTTCTGACCGAACAGCCTTGAGAAATCTTAACATGAAGACATATGGACTAGGTGCATTAACACAAAACTTAAGCTTTTTCAGAACGGCTTTCTCCTGAAAAGCAAAGACGGTGTTTATTTTAGCACAAGTGAAAAGGGAACTATAGAATGCAGCATTATTCATCTCATAAGATATGCACCAGGACATTTCCAGATTCTAACAAAACAGATATACTGAATTAATCTGAGTCTAAGAAAAGCACCACATACCATTCCAAGCACCTGAACTCTGGTGTATGTCTCAGCTGAGATGCTAATTAAATCTTTGACCTGTAATTTTTCTTGTTGTAGACAATTAGAAAGAAAATCACGAAAAATGCATACAAGTTGAGATATTGATATTTACCCTTGGATGCAAAAAGTCCTCATATTTTGATGCCAACAAGAGTGCAGTGTGACCAACTAACTGCTTGTCATCCTTCTTAATTGTGACTTGGGAAACATATCAAGCAATGTCACCATGAGATACAGTTTCTTGCATTAACTTGAATTTGTAGTGTACCTGTTCTGGATGAACAAATCAAGGGGATAGCCAGCTATTAAGCATCTTGAAATGTAAAATTGAACAAAGCATGACAAAAGGGAATACAAAAACATCATAGTTCATCAAATGGTTAAATCGGTACTTCAATTAACCAGTTGACCAATATACCTCGCATATGAGGAGTAATGTCTGCCTGAATTGACATGAAATTTTCTGGAGGTGGATTCTGTGCCTGCAGTTAAAGACAATTTAACAAAGCCAACAAATCAGAATTAGAACTACACTAAACCTACTATCTTACCAGACTAAGATGAAAACAGTGGTATAGAGACATCATAACCATTACCTCAGAAACCCAGTAATACTGATAGATCTCATCAACATAATCGGAAACTTCCAGTTGATTGCAATCGTCATCAATACTTGGTAGCTCTTCCGCCTTCAAATCTGTCCTTTAGTAACTGCAAATAGGGCCAAGTGTGAATGTAGTTCATGAGTAAGGAATAAAGGCATCAATAGAACACGGTAAGCCCCAACCTTTGATCCGGTCATCAATAGAGATGTGTAAGATCTCCTCATACCCTGGAAATGATAGGTGAAGCACTTTGGCTGCAGTTGGATTCAGATGGAAGCTCTCCCTGAGTGGCttcatgcttttcatgcttAATGTTCTCAGGAAGAGAAGAAGTAACCACTTTTTcagttttggatgaagttgCAGTAGCAGAAACTAATTTATTTGGACCTGATGCACCCTTGGATTTCAAAGACCTTTGCGACTCACAAGCCTTCAGTGTTGACAAAGTTGGCTGGATCGTAATAAAATCAAAGGGAAGATAAATAGAACGTACATTTATTTCATATAGATctaacatgaaaataaacaaagtcAGGATGATGCAGTAATCTCATAGTAATGTAAAACAATCACTCAGGCGAAGTTCTAAATTGAATGCACTGCCGTAAAGCTTCAAGTTGATGCCAAAATTGTTGCCGTGTTAAGCAATAACACAAGTCAACAGATTTCAGGACCAAATGACTTTAAAAAAAACTGACAGATTGTTGAAGTACTGAGGGTAAAATATGGCGACACAAATGAAATTGTTTTACTGTCTGAAGTAGACAAGCTTGATCTCAAATCACATGCAAACTATTAATAGATAGAAATTCCAACCGTGTTTAATTAAGACATAAAAGCTTAAATGATCATTCAACATAAGAGACATTCAATGAATTAGAAAGCTAATGAatgtagtaaaaaaaaaaaaaaaaggtcgtacccagtgcacaaggctcccgctttacgcagggtctgggagaggtgaatgtcggctagccttacccccatttatggagaggctgctcccaagtctcgaacccgagacctaccgctcatgggcgaaggcacttgccatcgcaccaagtgcgacctctaaagCTAATGAATGTAGTAATTCAAACTATAttagtaaagaaaaataaaatgaatacaGGAGCCCATCCagagtaaaaaaaaacaacatgaCTAAACCTAAAACCAAACTCTTCAATGCAACCATTCTAAATCTATACGCTGTAACTTTCAAGACTAAAAATTGTATTCGCATGTAGCATTATACTATCAATTCTTAGATACCAGGGGACAAGAAAAATGATAATTTTCCTTTTCCAGGACCATATTAGAAAGATCTAAAAATAACTGGGAGGAGCCACAAGATTCATAAAATTGGGGGTGAGCTGCAGAATACAAGTTCTTCGTTATACTCCCTTGTAGTTTTACTTCTACATCAGCTGTTATTTGCTTTGAGTTCTGAAATTGACAGATTAGTCATGTCATGCCTGAAGTGAGAACAAACAATCCTATCCACAAAATGCAAGAAAGATACTTATATTCCATTCATTCAGAAGCAAAATGAGGTTTAAAGGAATATGCACCAGTATCAGCAAAACCTTTTAACTGGCTTTAAGCGGGATAGAAAACTAGTAGTATGGATCACTGTCACTCACATAATCACAAAGCCATCACTCACTTGATTCCTCAACAGATGGCTCTTCGTGGTATCATTTACTCTAGGTACTACTTTCTTTCCAACCTTAGCCTTAACTGTATTCCAAAATGCCATCTGGTCAGACATCATGTGCCGCGCACTTGTCAAATCTTATATATTCACAGCATCTTACCATAATACCCTCTTTTTCCTTCAGAATTCCTACCTGCATTTTCCTACAAGCAGGAAGGCAAAAAATATAGATGTCCAACTTGAAATCCTACTCCTGGTAAACTGAACCAAAGAACATAAAATGCATGACATCAATCTTCGGAATACTTGCTTCCTCTGGGTTGACCTTTAGCACCGGCAATGATTTCCTTTAAAATGGAGGGAGGAAATAGGAAATACATCAATAACAGATACAGATCTTATTCACAGTTAATAAACAAACATGTCTGCAGATCAGATACCTTATCAGCTTAAGTGAAGTATTTGAAGTCCTCCCGAAAAAAAAGTTATAAGTTTAATCAAAGGTCTTTATATGTTTAGTTTCATAAGCATATGAGCCAAATTAGAATATTTCAAAGGCACAACAAACAAACTGCGGCACAAtttctaatttctaatttcTTATAAAGAGGGAAAACAAAGGTGGCTCAGACCTGCCAGCTGTGACAATAGATTCACCGTTTAGACCCATAGCCTAGGTCCTTTGATTCTCTGAAGGGGCCTTCAAGTCTTTAATAGCTACAGTTTATccataataaacaaaaattcaaacggTACAATTGAATCCGGGAAACTATACCAGCACTTCTGAAGTATTGAAGTTACCCCTCTTTGAAGTCTGTAACTTAGAAATAGCTTGGCTGGGGCTTTCCCGCCCTTTTCCCTGATTGAAGTAACACAAAAATCAATTCTTACAATTGGAAGAACAACAATATATGAAATGATTGGCCTTGATACTCGCTAAGCTtgtcaagaaaaacaaaaccctGTCTTTGCGTTGTCAAACATACAACGGAATAgtggaaaagaaaaacttagttgaccttcaaaaagaaaaacatgggCAGGAAGAAAACTTTTAAGTTTTGCAACTTTTGTCCAGTATGGGGGTAGAACTATATGGAAACTAACTTGAAGTACCCTGCTTAAAGCCTGTTAGTAACCATGAGATCTTCGAACCACTCATATAAGGGCTCTTTTGTTCATTTTCAGATTTCAGATTACAAAATCCAAAAATGAAGGAACTATATGAACAAATGAAAAGGTACCAACTTTCTTTTAGAGGCGTCACCCCCAAAAATCCTAGAAGAGTTGCTTTTGACATTGCTGACATCGGCCAATGCGCTTCTTCCAACATTTGCATTTGCTAAGATAAGgacaacaaaaatttaaaaacggAAAAGATTCAAAATGTGTAACTCAACTTTGCAAAACAAGTACAGTCTGGATGAACCTTACCTGCAGAACTACCAGGTATGCCTTTTTGCTTCTCCATACTTTTCAAACAAGCCTTCATAACAAAACAATTTATAGATAGTagtaaatatataattaaaacaaaaacgcCTTATCAAAACAAGCGGTGGAATAAGCTTTGGCAGTGTCACTTTCTGTATAAACTTTAAAACATGAGACACCAACTGTTtaaaatatccaaaaacaaTGTCAGAAGTTAATAAATCACCTCCACAAGAACTTAAAACCAGCAGAAGAACCAAGAATTGCGGTTCCACACCACGCTAGCATGTTGAGTTTTCTTCTCCCACCCAATTATGTCCTATGCCGAATTCTGGCTGAAAATTACGAAAAACCAAGCATGGTTTCAAAGATGTCAGAACTGATTTCATCCAAAAGAAAAACGAGAGAAAGAAATCAAAGAAAGTTATCCCGTAATCGAACCCCTTTATGGACTTTTCCGACCTTAGCAGCCAACATTTTGCTTCTCTCTCCAAGTGTCATAGTGCTCTGCCGATGATCCAATTTCTAGAAAAACCGAGAGAATTTCAATCGGTTGAAGATAAAATTCACGAGAAAGCAACTTCCAGTAAAGAAACCCATCATTGTACGAACAgttattcaaatttcaaaacgcAGCCCTaattgaattgattttttgAATAAATTCGATTTTTCAAGAATTACATGGAAACGATAGTTTGTCGATAGATTTGTAGGAGGAAGCGTACCTTAAAAGACGTCATTTTGGATATATCTCCTGCTTTTCCCGGATTCTGATCTTCGGAGATGGAGAGGAATGACACCAGCAGACCGTTGCAGAGGTCTGAGTCGTCGTGTTTAATCGGCGATCTTTATTTTCGTTTTATGAAATAAACACGATACCCTCCGCTTTCCTCAGCGTGAGTGTGTGTATATTTTAGGGGTGTGAGTGTGTACATATATTTTAGGGGCACTCCATTTGAATTCTTacacaattttttaatttttaactctcaaatcagatgaattgaacTGATAGAAATTATCAAGAgtgtgtgtgagaaataaaatggaatATGTGGATAGCATTTTATCATGCGATTGATAAGTACAaactataatttttaattaattccaAGTTAATACATAATTGTTTGTGGGAGCATCTATTGAAAagcagaattttttttattcaatacaTATGTTGCACGTACCATAAACCAAATAGAAAGGAATCCACAATTATACATAGTACTATCAAACATCAGAAAACATTCTTTGGAGACGAGCCACTTTTAAGGCAATTGCCAGTGCTACCTTGTCTTTGATATTGTCGAAGAATTGAAAATATGCATACCTCCATGATGTGTTTAAGATCAACGTGCCGCAAATCCCCCAAAAGCCTACAATAAAGCCAAGTACCACACTGACATAGAACCACAACTCATCATTTCCACTTTCATCCATGTCTTTTGTATCCTTAGATGGGAAAGTGTCATCTCCAGGGCACTTAGTTGAGAGAGGAACGCCGCATAGCGATGGATTTTCCATATAAATGGACAACTCATTGAAAGTTTGAAGCTGGTTTCCCCAAGGAATTCTTCCAGACAAGTTGTTGTAAGACAAGTTTAAGTGGTTTAAAAAAGTTAAAGATGACAAGCTTTGAGGAATTTGTCCTAAAAGGTGATTGTGTGAGAGATCAAGTGTTTCGAGCAAATACAAGTTTCCGATCTTGGAAGAGATCTTTCCAGTCAATTGATTCCTGGACAAGTTCAAGGTACCCAATTGAATGAGACTACTTATTTCTTCAGGAATTTCACCTTGTAAATTATTTGATGAAAGATCAACGCTCCTTACAAGATATAGAGTCGTGTTGTACACAAGTTCCCTTCCTTTTAGTGTCAGTGTGGTTTGCTCATCAAAATAATAAGGAGTAGAAGATGATGGACGTGAATAATTAACCAGCGAAGTCAAATTACCCAAACACTTGGGAATAATACCTGAAATGTTGTTGTGACTAAGGTCGAGGATATGAAGTTGTCGAAGATTGCACAGTTGCTGGGATATATGTCCACTAAAATAGTTAGACCGTAATCGTAGCCTAGacaacatgggtacatttaatcCTCCTATCCATTGTGGTATTTTGCCAAATAACTTGTTGTCTCCAAGATCGATACTCCTCAACTGAGAACAATTTTGCAGGGAATTAGGAATTTCATCATtaaaattgttgttgttgagcttTAATACTACCAGTGAACTTAATAGCCCCAATGATGTGGGAATATTACCCGAGAGATTGTTTTGACTAACATCTAGAAACGTCATCTGGCTCCCCATACTCCATGCAAGACGGAATTCTCCATGAAATTGATTGCTCCTTAGAGACAAGAGTAGCAACTGCTTCATGTTGGAAACAGATGGAGGAATGGTGCCATTCAAATGATTCTCAGAAAGAGACAATTCTTGCAATTGCTGCATGTTACAGATAGAGCGAGGAATATTGCCATTCAAATAATTCTCAGAAAGATACAAAGATTGCAAATTGGGCATCATCTGATCAATATTTGAGGCAATTGGcccagaaaatgaattgctttcaacaaaaaagaaacGAACCTTAGTGGCAGACCAATGTGGGAGTGGGCCCTCCAATTGATTATGACTCAAATCAATCCACTGCAATTTTGGAGATTTCAAATTGGATGGAAGGTTTCCACGGAATTGGTTGTAAGACAAGTTTAGACTATTGAGTTGGGAAGATATCTTCAATAGCCATTCCTCTGGTATGATATCCGAGATTCCATTACCACTAAGATTGATGTCCCTCAGTTCAGTTTGAGATTGAAGCCATACCCCAAAACCAATACCTATCTGACAGTTTATGATCTTAATTGTGTGGAGCTTGAATGGAGGAACCCAATCATAAGCCACGTCGAAAATGAGGGACGTGGGTCGGTGGATGCTTCCTACACTAAAATCTTGTAACCGGGTAAGATTTATGAAATGGTCTTCCGTTAGATTGCCCTCCCAGGAATTATAAGACAGATCGAGGGAAACTAGCTGAGAGAGTTGTCCCAGACTTTGTGGAATGGAGCCGTTCATAAAATTATCAGAGAGGTCCAAAGTTTTCAAGGATGACAAGTTTCCAATGGAATCTGGAATTGAGCCgtcaataaaattatacttaaGGTTGAGATTCTGCATACTTTTAAACATTCCTAAAAAGGCATGCAGTTGGCTTTCCAGCCCACAATAAGACAAATCTAGTGACTCTAATGCAATATTTGAACAATTTGAGAAACTCCGCCAACACTCTTCCATCCCTCCATCAAATTCATTGGCAGAAAGACTTAAGACCTTTAGCTTGCACAAATTTCCAATGACTTTAGAAATTTGACCTTTTAAGAATGTTCCAGATAAATCAAGGTGTTCCAGAGATTTGAAGTTTGCAAATTCACTGGGGAAAGGATCACCGAAATCATTAAAGGATAGATCAAGTGTTATGAGGTTGGTAAGATTAAAAAGTGACGTCGAGTTAATGCTCTGCAGTGAGAGTGAAATGCTTTCAATTTGGCAATCAAATAAGTGTAACTCTGTTAATGAAGGAAGCATATTAACAGCATACGCCCAATTGACTCCTGTGGTGCTCAGATTCACCCATCCGAGATCAAGGTATTTTAGAGAAGAGAGGCGAGACAGCCAATTCAAATTTCTGGAAGATGAGAGTTGATTACTCTCAAAAAATGGACCCCCCCCCAGGTCAAGAAAATTGAGGCTTGACAGGTTACCAAGAGAAGGGGGAATCTCTCCTCGAAATGACGCAGAGGAGAGATTGAGATATTGCAAACTTTTAAGCTCCCCAAAGAACTTGGGAACTTGAATGCGATGAAAATCATTAAAGCTTAGGTCCAGGTAATTTAAATGTTTCAAGCTCAACAGAGAAGCATTTATCTTACCTCCCAATTGAGACTTTTCATAAGCCGACTCCTCCCCCTCTTCAATAGAATTGGAATGTAGATCTAGATATCGATTCCGGAGGTCCATCTTCACGACATGACCGGTGAGGTTGTTGCATGAAATCCCTTCCCATCGACAGCAATCGTGACCCACCCAAGAGGAAAGCCTGCTAGAACGATCAACAAGATGTTGTTTAAAGATGAGAAGCGCTTGTCTTTCCTCGTCGATGCATGAATTTGTTTTCACACTGCTTGAAAGTTCACCACCGGCCAAACAGAAACAGAGTTTAGTAGTACTCTGCATGTAGGAAGacgccaaaagaaaaagaaggaaatagtGAGCAACACTGAGGTGATAGTGGCTCTCCATTATTACACACAACTTTCTTTGCTATGCTTTGGTGATGATGATGTTTAGCTACTAAATTCCAGAATTTATAGGAATAGATTATCGATGTAGGTCGAGAAGTTGAAACGAAAGTCGTCCgatggagaaaagaaaaaagggcgGGTCTTCACAACCCCTTTTACAAGTTGGCAAGTCCATTTTCGACATAGCTGGGACCTGGTTCTGAATGGGTAGCAGAAATCCATATGCAGCGGAGACTTTGAATTAAGGGTCTTCAGCTGGGACCTCTTTTTTTCTTGTGGTGTAAAATTATGAAAACGGATTTAGATAGTTTTCTTCTGGGACCTGGTTATATACACGTTTTCCTCTGATAGTTGAAAACATTTATCCTACATAGCTTTTTCGGAAAGTGATTCTCACACAACAAGGTTTGTCACACGTTACTTTTTATTTCTAACTATTAATTTGAATAATTTAAACATAACTACCGAATGTGTAAGAGGTTAAAAAGGATTTGTGTttatcatttctttttcttttcctttcttttattCTGAAATTAGgaaattatttttgaaaaaataattttcacacacattttctccTCATCTATACTTTTTGTTTGTTCATGAATTTTGGATCGaataaaatagagaaaaatcAAGGAACAAAAATAAGCTGGAGGGTGCATTTGGGCAAAATCATTTATGACCTAGCAAATAGTTAcaataagtaaaaaaaatattatgccTTTAGTATTACGATGATATCCCTCCACATTTTAAAGAAAGTCCCATGTTTAAATCTCTAAATAACTATATTTGACCTACTGTGTGAAATCGAGTAACTTTACTCTCTGAAAATCAAAATTCGTTTTACTTTGACTTGTGAGATCAAAATCGAGTTCCAAAAGgtgtag is from Malus sylvestris chromosome 5, drMalSylv7.2, whole genome shotgun sequence and encodes:
- the LOC126622837 gene encoding putative cyclin-B3-1; this encodes MEKQKGIPGSSAANANVGRSALADVSNVKSNSSRIFGGDASKRKLGKGRESPSQAISKLQTSKRGNFNTSEVLENAVKAKVGKKVVPRVNDTTKSHLLRNQPTLSTLKACESQRSLKSKGASGPNKLVSATATSSKTEKVVTSSLPENIKHEKHEATQGELPSESNCSQNLKAEELPSIDDDCNQLEVSDYVDEIYQYYWVSEAQNPPPENFMSIQADITPHMRVTIKKDDKQLVGHTALLLASKYEDFLHPRVKDLISISAETYTRVQVLGMLEHLAFYLIELCLVEYEALRLKPSLLCAAALYVARCTLQITLAWTPLLCKHARYDVSQIRDCAEMVLRFHKAARMGSLKVTYEKVL
- the LOC126624595 gene encoding receptor-like protein EIX2 — protein: MESHYHLSVAHYFLLFLLASSYMQSTTKLCFCLAGGELSSSVKTNSCIDEERQALLIFKQHLVDRSSRLSSWVGHDCCRWEGISCNNLTGHVVKMDLRNRYLDLHSNSIEEGEESAYEKSQLGGKINASLLSLKHLNYLDLSFNDFHRIQVPKFFGELKSLQYLNLSSASFRGEIPPSLGNLSSLNFLDLGGGPFFESNQLSSSRNLNWLSRLSSLKYLDLGWVNLSTTGVNWAYAVNMLPSLTELHLFDCQIESISLSLQSINSTSLFNLTNLITLDLSFNDFGDPFPSEFANFKSLEHLDLSGTFLKGQISKVIGNLCKLKVLSLSANEFDGGMEECWRSFSNCSNIALESLDLSYCGLESQLHAFLGMFKSMQNLNLKYNFIDGSIPDSIGNLSSLKTLDLSDNFMNGSIPQSLGQLSQLVSLDLSYNSWEGNLTEDHFINLTRLQDFSVGSIHRPTSLIFDVAYDWVPPFKLHTIKIINCQIGIGFGVWLQSQTELRDINLSGNGISDIIPEEWLLKISSQLNSLNLSYNQFRGNLPSNLKSPKLQWIDLSHNQLEGPLPHWSATKVRFFFVESNSFSGPIASNIDQMMPNLQSLYLSENYLNGNIPRSICNMQQLQELSLSENHLNGTIPPSVSNMKQLLLLSLRSNQFHGEFRLAWSMGSQMTFLDVSQNNLSGNIPTSLGLLSSLVVLKLNNNNFNDEIPNSLQNCSQLRSIDLGDNKLFGKIPQWIGGLNVPMLSRLRLRSNYFSGHISQQLCNLRQLHILDLSHNNISGIIPKCLGNLTSLVNYSRPSSSTPYYFDEQTTLTLKGRELVYNTTLYLVRSVDLSSNNLQGEIPEEISSLIQLGTLNLSRNQLTGKISSKIGNLYLLETLDLSHNHLLGQIPQSLSSLTFLNHLNLSYNNLSGRIPWGNQLQTFNELSIYMENPSLCGVPLSTKCPGDDTFPSKDTKDMDESGNDELWFYVSVVLGFIVGFWGICGTLILNTSWRYAYFQFFDNIKDKVALAIALKVARLQRMFSDV